TAAAATAAAAGTGTCTTTCCATGGACAAGCATTTCAGTTTTTAATACCAGTAGAACTTTCACTCTAAAGACAAAGAGTTGAAAAACATGCCAAAGGCTGCATATCACTGTATATGATGTCGTACTAGTGCATGGTCGGCCATTTGCAGTACATTCACAGTCATGCTGAACCCACAAACAGGTTGACCAATGTTTCCATAAACGCCtatattcaaatatttcatGATCCACATTCCAGAAAATGAAAGTATAGCTTCCAAACTTGTATATTGTAATCGACAATTGTATCACATACCACAGCGTGGATGTAGTTTGAATGTCGATTTATCTCTTTAGATACTGAAACCTGTTCATGATCTACCAACAACTCCGGCAATAACCAGGTTTTGTGTCTAATGACCACGGCAACAATACGGGTGCACCTCTAGAAAGACGTAGCTGGTACAAAGTATTGTGATAACAACGAAAAACCAGCTTAGTGAACCAATTCAATGCTTTCAAATATGCAACgcattgaaattttccatCAGCGAAAAgtatgttttcattttcctaTCTGGCTCAGCACATAACATAGGCCTGTAAACACAAATATAGTGCTCCAAATCGACCAATATAGTATTGAGATGGACAAAGGGGGGCATAAGAGGGCACGTGTTGTGAAGCGACCACGGAGAGATGGTGGGTTGGATATTACGAAGATTGCAAAGACATTAAAGATGCCTGAACATGACCCAGAAACTGACATGATTGAGGAACCTCAACTGAAACTGCAGTCTAAACTTCAGCCTAAACAACAGTCTAAACTTCAGCCTAAACAACAGCCTAAACAACAGCCTAAACAACAGCCTAAACAACAGCCTAAATCCCAATCTAATCGACAAGCTAAACCACGGCCGAAACCCCGGCCTAAGCAAGAGCCTAAACCAAAAACTAAAACGAAAGCAAAATCCAAAAACCCACCCAAACAAAAGGCGGTTAGTAAAACGCAGACAAACGGTGTGGATCTGAGTCCTGAACCTAGAAATATATCACTATTTGACGTCTTAGATATGTCTGAAGATCCACTCGTTAATGACCCAGAGGAAGTGTTTGTGCTTGAATCaccgaagaagaaaagaaaaacaaagggAAGTGAAGAGAGGGTCAATTTGACCGAAAAAATCACACAAGAGATACCTCAGGGTTTGAGATTTGATAAAGCAAAGAAAGTCCAGATTGTGAACAGAGACGAGAGAAACAACGAAGAAAATAGGGAACAGATCGAGAGAAGCGTACGAAGAGAAAGAATAGAGCCTAAAAGCCCAAGCATCATACGGAGACAATCAAGCAGTATTAGTCCCGAAAGTACCATACCACTTAATGATACAATTGGACGACCATTCCAAGATATTCTACCGCCTGTTTTGTCAAGACGTTCGTCATTGGCTAGTAGAGGACGAAGGTTATCCAATCTGGGAAACGGGTTTCAAGGAGAACCTCATGAGTCTATTCCTATAAATGAACTACACAAGCATATGGATATTTCATTGCCAGAACCAATTAGACTGAAACAATTGATTGTCTGGATATCCAAGAGAATGATGAAGGAGGAGAAATGGGCTAAACAAAAGACTCTGattgataatttcatcaagaaaatcatAGATGGAaaagttgatattgacTGGTgggttgatgatgatgatggtggtggtggtggtggtgaCTGTGAAAAGaacgaagaagaaggtggAAGTCTGGGTAAAGAGGCAGAGGATGTTTCTGCGGTCTTGAAAGTTGATATACCGAATGTAGACTGGGAAGAGCcaatcaacaaaaccaTTGAAACACCCAACACGCCTGTACTGCCTGAACTGACGGCGGTGTGGAGGCGATTACGAAAATTTGAGAGATGTATTTCCAGGATCCACAAGATACACGAAATGGTACGTAGAGTTAGCGAGCATAAGGAAGATGTGATTGTACAAGAGCTAGAAAATGAGAGTCGAATAGATATAAGCAAGATATTTGGGGTATTATAGCAAGTATTTAGAGGCTATATGCTTCACGCGTTGATGAAATGCCTTGGATCGTATTGGGGTGTTGTATTCGTGGAATGGTGATAACGATTTTTTAATGTACAATTCATTTATTTCCATGCAGAAAAGTCTGATATTATCGGTGGGTATTGAATCCGATATGAGTATAAATTTTGTATTTGCCAAAGTAAGGTAAATGTGTATACTATTTGAATTGTAAGTGTCTATATTGGGGAAGAAGgacttgttttctttgaattggACGCTCTCCAGTATATCGAGAGAAGCCATTGCAGCCATTGCAAAGCTTGAGTCTTGTGATGAAAGCTCGTAAACAGGGTGACTTGCTGCATCGACTATTGCAAAGTAGTAGCTCATTGTAGCTGGGAGTCTGTTGCGatttatatctttttgGAAGATGTAAAAAGCAAAGATAAGTTCAATTTTAGAGAGAAGCCATGGCGAAGTATCAATTctgagaaaaaaaaaagaaccGATCAACAATATCTGAGACGCTTTAAATCTTGCGTGTCTCTATGTAAGcttgaaatggaaaatacaaatataatGGTGTTGCTCTAGAGACAGCAACCAGTGGACAACAACGCACCCTGTACACAAACGCACATATAGAGGAGACATGCCGGAGAAGAAATCGATGAGGATCGTTACCGATCTTCCGACTTTAAGGCCCAGTACAGGGGTCTATAGTCCTACGAGGACTTCGTGGGGGGTGCCACAGGCGCCACATGCAGTGCCTTTGGGTTCGCCAACAGAGAGTTTCTCTAATCGGGAGGTAATACATGAAACGGAGAACTTCTTGGAGAACCGGGCCAGGCTTCTCAATGAGATGCATATCAATCGAAACAGTGTTGAACTACCAcaacagaagaaaacaaaaaagacCGTCAAGAAGCCCGTTACCCAGAAGGCCGAACAAGTGAGGAAGTACCTTGAGATATACTATGAGACAATTGGGAGGTATCAGAAGGAGGATACTCCCATTGACGAGCTCAGTTGTGTTTGGAACCCTGTACAGGTGATACGAGACAGACGGCTACGATATAAGTATGGAGACAAGGTCCGGGGTAACGCGCTACCGATACCGCGAGTGAAGTTGGCCAGTCGGCAATTTAGCAGGCATGAGAGAGGGAGGTTAATTTGGGAGGTCAGACTGCACGAGTATCTAATAGACATTGAATGGAGAGCAGGGCATTGGAGGCAATTGCGGAATGCCAAGGGTGAGAAGTGGATGAGTGAGAAGAGGCACCGAGAGAGGAGAGCTGAGGAGAAGCTGGGTGTGGAAAAGAATCGAGTAGCAACTGATAAGGATGGTGGAGTTGGAGAGGAGGCCTTTAGTAGCAATGAGGGAGAGCTGGTGCGTCGGTCTGGGAACCATTCTCATTCAGAGACGATATTGTCTGTGAGGGATGGTAGCCACATAGACGGGgaaggaaagaaagaaggagaGGAAGGGaaggaagaagttggagCTGAAGATAGAGAAGGGCCTGACGATCTCGACAATGGTGTTGATGATGGTGTAGATGGAATGGGTGGTAGTTTAGTGAACGGACACGCAATAACCAGGCACCACCACAACCACGACCATCTTCATGACAACAGTGGAAGCAGAAGAGAAGGGACTGTTGAGAG
The window above is part of the Pichia kudriavzevii chromosome 1, complete sequence genome. Proteins encoded here:
- a CDS encoding uncharacterized protein (PKUD0A07030; similar to Saccharomyces cerevisiae YIR010W (DSN1); ancestral locus Anc_7.175), with translation MDKGGHKRARVVKRPRRDGGLDITKIAKTLKMPEHDPETDMIEEPQLKLQSKLQPKQQSKLQPKQQPKQQPKQQPKQQPKSQSNRQAKPRPKPRPKQEPKPKTKTKAKSKNPPKQKAVSKTQTNGVDLSPEPRNISLFDVLDMSEDPLVNDPEEVFVLESPKKKRKTKGSEERVNLTEKITQEIPQGLRFDKAKKVQIVNRDERNNEENREQIERSVRRERIEPKSPSIIRRQSSSISPESTIPLNDTIGRPFQDILPPVLSRRSSLASRGRRLSNLGNGFQGEPHESIPINELHKHMDISLPEPIRLKQLIVWISKRMMKEEKWAKQKTLIDNFIKKIIDGKVDIDWWVDDDDGGGGGGDCEKNEEEGGSLGKEAEDVSAVLKVDIPNVDWEEPINKTIETPNTPVLPELTAVWRRLRKFERCISRIHKIHEMVRRVSEHKEDVIVQELENESRIDISKIFGVL
- a CDS encoding uncharacterized protein (PKUD0A07040; similar to Saccharomyces cerevisiae YBR254C (TRS20); ancestral locus Anc_7.176), yielding MSYYFAIVDAASHPVYELSSQDSSFAMAAMASLDILESVQFKENKSFFPNIDTYNSNSIHIYLTLANTKFILISDSIPTDNIRLFCMEINELYIKKSLSPFHEYNTPIRSKAFHQRVKHIASKYLL
- a CDS encoding uncharacterized protein (PKUD0A07050; similar to Saccharomyces cerevisiae YBR255W (MTC4); ancestral locus Anc_7.177), which encodes MPEKKSMRIVTDLPTLRPSTGVYSPTRTSWGVPQAPHAVPLGSPTESFSNREVIHETENFLENRARLLNEMHINRNSVELPQQKKTKKTVKKPVTQKAEQVRKYLEIYYETIGRYQKEDTPIDELSCVWNPVQVIRDRRLRYKYGDKVRGNALPIPRVKLASRQFSRHERGRLIWEVRLHEYLIDIEWRAGHWRQLRNAKGEKWMSEKRHRERRAEEKLGVEKNRVATDKDGGVGEEAFSSNEGELVRRSGNHSHSETILSVRDGSHIDGEGKKEGEEGKEEVGAEDREGPDDLDNGVDDGVDGMGGSLVNGHAITRHHHNHDHLHDNSGSRREGTVESSILRECGYYAAVSLELVRVVNDCLSAVSGSTHSLRVEESVLRERVKRAHVRETHLQDSVAEVLGTVMDDANKLLESVSLLENDIEQARNSSAMEDAIVEELLGYCDRSSGEINTSIGLELRALEERAGRLSGSSLETHGSTLGNTLFEGLIVCLLWGVWIIVETWLLLTMMVKRTVLVLKWLLI